The Papaver somniferum cultivar HN1 chromosome 3, ASM357369v1, whole genome shotgun sequence genome includes a region encoding these proteins:
- the LOC113359503 gene encoding uncharacterized protein LOC113359503, with protein sequence MITLNDLPVVSGNGDKRIWTGTITGEFTVASAVEVIRHKFPPLHWTKKVWHKSIHPGISSNIWKLGRNICSTDENLKKRNFHLASRCILCRKMEENRDHMLWYCNFSETIWRWLGGMFNFKNPRSFEDIFKMTSNKSPAIKEIWLLSAFVSMKELWFLRNECTYGKRKVNLTEVMNRILKKIYDCDIRLKATMWNNLYDLQVIKRLGLKTRIVKSLIPKEVYFHLPSQGKILLCCDSASKGNPGAYGYGVVGRSHSGEFVVAISGGIGELAVQNGFLELVFNTDSQAVKTAFQSGRFPWFTVTRWGKICADVVSWSFSHSYREVNFSADNMENRGTTLAKGEKRIYGSKPSFLGCLESPDKVYFIFC encoded by the exons ATGATTACTCTAAATGATTTACCTGTAGTGAGTGGAAATGGAGATAAGAGAATATGGACTGGAACTATCACAGGTGAGTTTACAGTTGCTTCAGCAGTGGAAGTCATTAGACATAAATTCCCTCCTCTTCACTGGACAAAGAAGGTATGGCACAAGTCAATTCATCCTGGAATTTCTAGTAATATATGGAAACTAGGTAGAAATATTTGTTCAACTGATGAAAATCTGAAGAAGAGAAATTTCCATTTAGCTTCAAGATGCATCTTATGCAGAAAAATGGAGGAGAATAGAGATCATATGTTGTGGTATTGTAATTTTAGTGAGACTATTTGGAGATGGCTTGGTGGAATGTTCAACTTCAAGAATCCAAGATCTTTTGAGGATATTTTCAAGATGACAAGTAATAAGAGTCCAGCTATCAAAGAAATTTGGCTGTTAAGTGCATTTGTCAGTATGAAGGAACTttggttcttgagaaatgaatgcacctatggaaaaaggaaagttaaTCTCACTGAAGTTATGAATAGAATACTGAAGAAAATATATGATTGTGATATAAGACTGAAAGCAACTATGTGGAATAATTTGTATGATTTGCAAGTAATCAAAAGGTTGGGATTAAAGACCAGAATAGTGAAGAGTTTGATACCCAAAGAAGTGTACTTCCACTTACCAAGCCAGGGAAAAATATTGTTATGTTGTGATAGTGCATCTAAAGGTAATCCAGGTGCATATGGTTATGGTGTTGTTGGAAGAAGCCATTCAGGTGAATTTGTGGTTGCAATTTCAGGTGGCATAG GGGAATTGGCAGTGCAGAATGGTTTTCTAGAGCTTGTATTCAACACTGATTCTCAAGCAGTTAAAACAGCTTTTCAAAGTGGTAGATTTCCTTGGTTTACAGTCACAAGATGGGGAAAAATATGTGCTGATGTGGTATCATGGAGTTTCAGCCATAGTTATAGAGAAGTTAACTTCTCAGCTGATAACATGGAAAACAGGGGCACTACTCTAGCTAAAGGAGAAAAAAGAATATATGGTAGTAAACCATCTTTCTTGGGCTGTCTGGAAAGCCCAGACAAGGTGTATTTCATATTTTGTTAA